The Cellulosilyticum sp. I15G10I2 genome contains the following window.
CAAAAACCAAATACATACCACGCCGACCACTTAAAGACTATGAAGTAAGGTTCAACTAACCTCCCTTCAACCCCTTTAGGGGAATAATAATCAAATGAGATTCTATGGTTTTCTTTTATAGCCCCTTGGAGCAGATTAATTTTTGCAGAAAGACTTTCCTTATAATGTGATGCTAAATCAATAACCATACTATCCTTTAAGGCTATTACCTCCTCTTGATTTGGAGAAAGTTTTTTTAAAAGATTCTCAAGGCCGCTCGTATGGTAAGCCGAACTTAAACTTCTAAGACCAATAAGAATATTCTGCAGTTCTTCTCTTGTTAGTACACTTCTATCAAGATTATAGCCTTCGGCAATTGAAATTCCTCCACCTCCACCCTGCCAGGTTATTATAGGTATACCTGCTTTGCACAAATCATCAATATCCCGTCCAATAGTTCGTCTAGAAACCTCTAGTTTTTGTGCCAGCTCAGGTGCTGTTATTCTTTCTCTTTGAAGTAAAATAGTAATAATAGCAATCAATCTATCGATTTTCATATGCCGCTCCAGATATATAAATTAGAATTTGCTAATAACGCTAAACGCTATATGCCTTTATAATATAATGACTCTTATCAAGTAGACTATCTGATCTAACAGTCTACCAGGACCAATCGCTCATAAAACGTCCTACTTTTTCTACAAGACTCGTGCTCTTTCCTTTAATACGTTCATTGACTGCTGCAATACTAATAAGTATAATCCCAGCTCCAAGCAGATAAATCCACCACGCCAGCGACATCCAGAAACTTTTAGACATATAGAGTGCTAAAACTACCAAGGTTACTGCCGAGAGTACAAACCACCTTTTCCGCTTAAGATAAAAAGAAACTAACAATATCCCTAAAGCACTTAAAGCAATAATAAGTGTGTCTATGTCATTTTCATAAATAACTGCATCTACGCCTAATCTTATCAAACAAAAGATGCCAACAGCTAATGAAATAATGCTTGTTACCCTTTCTTGGCCTTTCCATATCACCTTTTGTACTAGAAAAGCAATTAAAATAAGCGGCAGTAAATTAAGTTCTGTCTCAATTCTTTCATGAAAGACAATAAATGGCTGCATCCAATAGGCAAAAGCTACACAAATACTTGCTGCTGTAAAAATAATTTTATTTGCATGATTGGCCTTAAATCTACTATAAAAGGAAAGTATATAAAGCCCCATAAGTATACAACCTGCAAACCGCCAGTACTGATCTCCTTTAAATAGGAGATAGAAAGGTGCTGTAATATTGATAACTGCCAACCAGTCAACCTCAATCTTTCGCTTCCCCCCCCACTCATGTAATGCATAAAACTGTTTACAAAGCATCCGGCTAAATAGGGTTAAAAAGATAAATAACGCAAGCGTCATTGTCATGTATATCACTTCTTCATCATATCCGAGTCTCGAAAGCGTAGTATAAAGTACTGGATAAATGAGTGTAAGCGGCAGAATACTCCATAGGGTATTTTTTTGAAGATAAAGTGCTCCAAAACTTAAGACTATGAGCACCAAACTCACTATGACGTATAAAGATGAAATATCCTGATCCAATATATAAAGTCCTGTATTAATACATGCCAATAAATAGAGACTTATCGCTGATAAATAATATAAATTCTTAATACCTTCTGTCTCCGTCTCTTCTTGGCTGCTGCCTAAGAGATACACACCAAATAAAATAATAGACAACGCTGCCGGCGCACAAAGCATATAAGCAATATGACTATTGGTAAATAGGCTTCTTGCAGTAAAAAACACTGCCATAAATAGTCCCGTGCCCGCTACATAATACATACTATTTATACCAATTAGACCTATCCCCTTCTCTTTCTTCTGTTCTATCCTATACCTTACACCCCAATAAAGTGTAAAGAGCCACAAATAGGCAGGATAATGTCCTCTGTTTAGTAATAGTACGGTCACAATAAAAGCGGCTATAGTATAAAGTGTTACAGCTGCCCCAAAAGGATTTTCATAACGAGATAACCGACTGTATTTATGCTGCAAAATCAAAATGCATACGGCTGATAGTGTAAGTAGCATCACATAAGCTAAAAATAGATACTTGCCTGCGTCTCTATTAAAGCTATTTACAACCATTTCTCTAATAGGAAGCAGCATCAATATAAGTGTATGAGGTAATATAAGTGCATAAAATTTACACCACAAATCTTTTTCCTTCTGCGCAGATAATATCCCAATTAAAACGCAAACTATCATGAAGGAACTTAACACAAATACATTCTTGTAACTCCAAAAGCTTGAAGCATACTGATAAGAAAAGTCATATAAGCCTCCCCATAATGAGGTTATTACAAAGAGCCCATCAGATAACCTAGTTCTAAAAGAAATATGTGCCTTAGATACTTTAAGAAAATAATAAATACCAAAAAATAGCACTGTTGCTAAAGATAGGATTATTCCTTTTGGAAACCCAGGGGGTAATAAAATTTCTACACTTCCCCATAATAATGTAATAAGTACAACAGGCTGCATATAGAGCAGTGGTTTATTTTTATACTTTAAAATACCCCATGTCATATTAAATAGAACAATTGCTGCTGCAGCTAACCTATATAGTGTCCATGTTTCTTCAATAATTACTGCTGCCCCACCAACGCCTAGACAAATAATGCCTATCAGTACTGCGGCAATATTCAAAGCTCTTTTTACATAGTTATTTAATAAATTCATTAAGCTAAAAATAAAAATCATAACGCCAGCAAGGGACATCATCAAAAACAGTTTGTCTATTTCATAAGATGCACCAAGCTTTACAAACCCAACCATCAATGTCACCGTAAAGGGATAAATCCCATACACTTTTGCCTCGGAATAAAAAGTCCCATTTAGAAAAATCCCGGCAAAAATAATCATCGCAATCCCAGAGAGTATCCCCATACCTGATATAACTGCCCCAAAGACTGCCAAAACTAGAAGATTGATCATCGAAAAAGGCCTCATAAATTTTAGAAATAAAGTATATGTCTTTTCTTGTTGCTCTTCATTAATGGTTAATCTTTGGCTTAGTATAATAAGTGCCGAAGAATAAATCGCAAGTCCTAATGCTAAAAGATCCATTGCATCAAACACTATACGTATCAAACTCATAAAAGATAAGGTCACACAGCCAAATGTCGTCCATACAAAATAATAGGATTGATACTTCATCCCCCCTATAAAAGCTGCTAAAGCCAGTAATAAAAATGCCGTTAATGCAAGTAAATACCGGCCTTCTCCATACAGAGTAAACCAGTCTCCAAGTAACCTAAAATAACCTACAGCTATCATTGTAATAGGTAAAAAGATACTACCTAGTGTATAAAACGCAACACTAGTTTGCTTAAGCTTCAGTTTATTTTCTGCAATCCATGAAGAGGTGAAAAATACTATAACAAGTGAAAATACAATCATCGTCCTTGCAAGACTAGGCAATGTCTTCCATGTGGTTGTAGCAAAAATAAGCCCCGAAAGAATAATAAAGAGTACGCCAATAATAAGTACAATATTGATGGTACTTATAGGTTTTTTAGATTTTTTAGAAGGCTGATAAGATGGTATAGAATTTTGAACCCTATCACCATTATATAGCGGCTCTAACTTAGTGCCCTGCTGTATCTCATCTGTTTTTGGTATGTTACAGCTTGGATAATCCCCATAGCTATCTCGCCTTTGTATTATATTATGATACACTTCCTTTGAAATCTTTTCTTCTTCATAAAGTCTCCGTAAATAAGCTGTAAGCATCTGCATCTGCCTATTAAGCTTGGATTTTTGACTTGCTGTAATGATAAGCCATATGCCAAGGATAATAGGTGATATCATCCATAGTACAAAAATTACCATATAAACTTTCCTCCCGATCAGTATTATAGGAACCTATCCATAAATTTCTTATGAATAAACTTTTACACCTTTACCCCCATTGCATATCACAAATGAAAAATTGAAAGTGTTTTTATTTCAACCTTACACTTATATAATAAAAAATATTCTATATTTTTAATATATCATACCATAAAACTAATAATATAATAATTTAAATTGACAACTTTATTTTTTTCTCATATCATTGAATACATATAATATTACTATGAAATAAAGCTCAAAATTAATTATATAAAAATAATACTATA
Protein-coding sequences here:
- a CDS encoding helix-turn-helix transcriptional regulator: MKIDRLIAIITILLQRERITAPELAQKLEVSRRTIGRDIDDLCKAGIPIITWQGGGGGISIAEGYNLDRSVLTREELQNILIGLRSLSSAYHTSGLENLLKKLSPNQEEVIALKDSMVIDLASHYKESLSAKINLLQGAIKENHRISFDYYSPKGVEGRLVEPYFIVFKWSAWYVFGFCMKSEDFRLFKLNRLWELALSLEVFKPREVPVEKQDLDRHLTDNHKMIVLFDKSEEYLLIEEYGPDCYKQTEDGKLRFERGYTNRDYIIRWLLGFGDRAQVIFPKDLKDEIKEQVRKMLKKYK
- a CDS encoding DUF2157 domain-containing protein; the protein is MVIFVLWMISPIILGIWLIITASQKSKLNRQMQMLTAYLRRLYEEEKISKEVYHNIIQRRDSYGDYPSCNIPKTDEIQQGTKLEPLYNGDRVQNSIPSYQPSKKSKKPISTINIVLIIGVLFIILSGLIFATTTWKTLPSLARTMIVFSLVIVFFTSSWIAENKLKLKQTSVAFYTLGSIFLPITMIAVGYFRLLGDWFTLYGEGRYLLALTAFLLLALAAFIGGMKYQSYYFVWTTFGCVTLSFMSLIRIVFDAMDLLALGLAIYSSALIILSQRLTINEEQQEKTYTLFLKFMRPFSMINLLVLAVFGAVISGMGILSGIAMIIFAGIFLNGTFYSEAKVYGIYPFTVTLMVGFVKLGASYEIDKLFLMMSLAGVMIFIFSLMNLLNNYVKRALNIAAVLIGIICLGVGGAAVIIEETWTLYRLAAAAIVLFNMTWGILKYKNKPLLYMQPVVLITLLWGSVEILLPPGFPKGIILSLATVLFFGIYYFLKVSKAHISFRTRLSDGLFVITSLWGGLYDFSYQYASSFWSYKNVFVLSSFMIVCVLIGILSAQKEKDLWCKFYALILPHTLILMLLPIREMVVNSFNRDAGKYLFLAYVMLLTLSAVCILILQHKYSRLSRYENPFGAAVTLYTIAAFIVTVLLLNRGHYPAYLWLFTLYWGVRYRIEQKKEKGIGLIGINSMYYVAGTGLFMAVFFTARSLFTNSHIAYMLCAPAALSIILFGVYLLGSSQEETETEGIKNLYYLSAISLYLLACINTGLYILDQDISSLYVIVSLVLIVLSFGALYLQKNTLWSILPLTLIYPVLYTTLSRLGYDEEVIYMTMTLALFIFLTLFSRMLCKQFYALHEWGGKRKIEVDWLAVINITAPFYLLFKGDQYWRFAGCILMGLYILSFYSRFKANHANKIIFTAASICVAFAYWMQPFIVFHERIETELNLLPLILIAFLVQKVIWKGQERVTSIISLAVGIFCLIRLGVDAVIYENDIDTLIIALSALGILLVSFYLKRKRWFVLSAVTLVVLALYMSKSFWMSLAWWIYLLGAGIILISIAAVNERIKGKSTSLVEKVGRFMSDWSW